Proteins encoded by one window of Vidua chalybeata isolate OUT-0048 chromosome 8, bVidCha1 merged haplotype, whole genome shotgun sequence:
- the SLC29A3 gene encoding equilibrative nucleoside transporter 3: MIPAAGSSPPEQEPLLEDAVGSRYSRQKPRDRWHGAYLIFFLLGIGSLLPWNFFITAKHYWRYKLQNCSDEPGPVGQEASDLRDYFESYISIASTIPSVLCLIGNFLLVNKVAASVRILSSLFVMLAVFLVITVLVKVDTSTWTTPFFALTVGCVAVVSSASTVFSSSIFGLSSCFPMRNLQALLSGQAMGGTVSAVASVIDLAAAADVTDSALAYFLTADIFIVVCIMVYLLLPRLEYSRYYLSSQKESPSLVTVPPDSSVEDEAEPGGTVSSSFLTRSAGIPPLRPILQKTALLGFCLFYVFFISITIFPSLSSNIESVSKSSGSPWSTKYFTPLTCFLLYNFADWCGRQVTAWIQVPGPKSKLLPALVLLRTIFLPLFILSNYQPRAHIRTVVFNRDIYPVVFTVLLGLSNGYLGTLVMVYGPKIVPKELAEAAGVVMSFYLMLGLALGSACAVFVVHLV, encoded by the exons ATGATCCCGGCAGCCGGCAGCTCTCCCCCGGAGCAGGAGCCCCTGCTGGAGGATGCCGTGGGGAGCAGGTACAGCCGGCAGAAGCCGAGGGACCGCTGGCACGGGGCCTACCTTATATTCTTCCTCCTGGGCATCgggtccctcctgccctggaaTTTCTTCATCACGGCCAAACACTACTGGAGGTACAAGCTGCAGAACTGCTCGGATGAGCCAGGCCCGGTGGGGCAGGAGGCCTCGGACCTGCGG gaCTATTTTGAGAGTTATATCTCCATTGCTTCCACCATACCCTCAGTACTCTGCCTGATTGGAAACTTCTTGCTTGTCAATAA ggtTGCTGCCAGTGTGCGCATCCTGTCGTCCCTCTTTGTCATGCTGGCTGTGTTCCTGGTGATCACGGTGCTGGTGAAGGTGGACACCTCCACCTGGACCACGCCCTTCTTTGCCCTCACGGTCGGCTGCGTGGCCGTGGTCAGCAGTGCCTCCACCGtcttctccagcagcatctttggcctcagcagctgcttccccaTGAGGAACCTGCAGGCTCTACTCTCAG GGCAGGCCATGGGTGGCACCGTGAGCGCCGTGGCCTCTGTGATAGACCTGGCAGCGGCAGCTGATGTCACCGACAGCGCCCTGGCCTATTTCCTCACCGCTGACATCTTCATCGTCGTCTGCATCATGGTGtacctgctcctgcccaggctggagtACTCCAG GTATTACCTGAGCAGCCAGAAGGAGAGCCCCTCTCTGGTCACCGTGCCCCCTGACAGCTCCGTGGAGGAcgaggcagagccaggaggcaCCGTGAGCTCCTCCTTCCTCACAAGAAGTGCTGGCATCCCCCCACTCCGCCCCATCCTGCAGAAGACCGCCCTCCTCGGCTTCTGCCTCTTTTACGTCTTCTTCATCTCCATCACcatcttcccttccctctcctccaaCATCGAGTCTGTCAGCAAATCCTCGGGAAGCCCGTGGAGCACCAAGTACTTCACACCACTCACGTGTTTCCTCCTGTACAACTTTGCTGACTGGTGTGGGAGGCAGGTCACTGCCTGGATCCAGGTGCCTGGCCCCAAGAGCAAACTGCTGCCTGCCCTCGTCCTCCTCAGAACCatcttcctccctctcttcaTCCTCAGCAACTACCAGCCCCGGGCTCACATCCGGACCGTGGTGTTCAACAGGGACATCTACCCCGTGGTCTTCAcggtgctgctggggctcagcaaCGGCTACCTGGGCACGCTGGTCATGGTCTACGGCCCCAAAATCGTGCCCAAAGAGCTGGCTGAGGCAGCAGGGGTGGTGATGTCCTTTTACCTCAtgctggggctggctctggggtCTGCCTGCGCTGTTTTCGTGGTACACCTCGTGTAG